From a single Pyxidicoccus xibeiensis genomic region:
- a CDS encoding TolC family protein, whose translation MSTLRSTLAAPLCAWLALSAPAALAQEAAAPPPPAPAPGAAPREQAAPAGPSLTLERAVSLAAERNEAALAARQRATAAAARVSRARAFFFPDLTATGTYTRRSSQSTRDVGGQQVVLQRYNAFGASFVARITLFDARGFPLYRAARLEGEASELDAVEVRRQVSFEAANAFLISLADQQVFQAAGQRLDFARKSLEDAKARAQAGLASTNDVTRAELEVASAEVQLTNARNTAQTSRLELGYLLVEPVEGALAPPDTLLTDAARPLTVYEALVQGAAERRPDILSSRLRVEALEASALEPLARLLPSLGASATYRLTNEGGLTGRTGDGFFTVDLTWNLFDGGERYAERRERVALAKAAALEEQAGTRRVDVDIQRARVGLENAQAALSQSDLAVRAARQNAEEQGILYRQGLSTALTVADASLRLFEAEVAQAQSRYSLGVALLGLRAAVGLDPLGKEP comes from the coding sequence ATGTCGACCCTCCGCTCCACCCTCGCCGCGCCCCTCTGTGCCTGGCTGGCCCTGTCCGCGCCCGCTGCCCTGGCCCAGGAAGCCGCCGCGCCGCCGCCCCCGGCCCCCGCTCCGGGCGCCGCGCCGCGTGAGCAGGCCGCCCCGGCCGGGCCTTCCCTGACGCTGGAGCGCGCGGTGTCCCTGGCCGCGGAGCGCAACGAGGCGGCGCTCGCGGCCCGGCAGCGCGCCACGGCCGCGGCGGCCCGCGTGTCCCGGGCCCGCGCCTTCTTCTTCCCGGACCTCACGGCGACGGGCACCTACACGCGCCGTTCCAGCCAGTCCACGCGCGATGTGGGCGGCCAGCAGGTGGTGCTCCAGCGGTACAACGCCTTCGGCGCCAGCTTCGTCGCGCGCATCACCCTCTTCGACGCCCGGGGCTTCCCCCTGTACCGGGCCGCGAGGCTGGAGGGTGAGGCCTCGGAGCTGGACGCGGTGGAGGTCCGCCGCCAGGTGTCCTTCGAGGCCGCCAACGCCTTCCTCATCTCGCTGGCGGATCAGCAGGTCTTCCAGGCCGCCGGCCAGCGCCTCGACTTCGCCCGCAAGTCCCTGGAGGACGCGAAGGCGCGCGCCCAGGCGGGCCTGGCCAGCACCAACGACGTGACGCGCGCGGAGCTGGAGGTCGCCAGCGCCGAGGTGCAGCTCACCAACGCCCGCAACACGGCGCAGACGAGCCGCCTGGAGCTGGGCTACCTGCTGGTGGAGCCGGTGGAGGGAGCGCTGGCCCCGCCGGACACCCTGCTGACGGACGCCGCCCGGCCGCTCACCGTGTACGAGGCCCTGGTCCAGGGCGCCGCGGAGCGCCGCCCGGACATCCTCTCGTCGCGGCTGCGCGTGGAGGCGCTGGAGGCCAGCGCGCTGGAGCCGCTGGCCCGCCTGCTGCCCTCGCTCGGCGCTTCGGCCACCTACCGGCTCACCAACGAGGGGGGCCTCACCGGACGCACGGGTGACGGCTTCTTCACGGTGGACCTCACCTGGAACCTCTTCGATGGCGGCGAGCGCTATGCCGAGCGCCGCGAGCGCGTGGCGCTGGCGAAGGCGGCGGCGCTGGAGGAGCAGGCGGGCACGCGGCGCGTGGACGTGGACATCCAGCGGGCGCGGGTGGGGTTGGAGAACGCACAGGCCGCGCTCTCGCAGAGCGACCTGGCGGTGCGCGCCGCGCGGCAGAACGCCGAGGAGCAGGGGATTCTCTACCGTCAGGGCCTCTCCACGGCGCTGACGGTGGCGGATGCCTCGCTCCGCCTGTTCGAGGCGGAGGTGGCCCAGGCGCAGAGCCGCTACTCGCTGGGTGTGGCGCTGCTGGGCTTGAGAGCGGCGGTCGGACTCGATCCCCTGGGGAAGGAACCGTGA
- a CDS encoding efflux RND transporter periplasmic adaptor subunit — MRRAGTLTLALAVLALGSGCKKDAEASKGGGPGAGSAAPAGGKGGPGGRGPIQFPVEVAPVEAMDVEYMVNAVGSVEAFERVQITARVPGAVERVLFTEGQEVKKGEPLAEIEPARYAIAVRSAEAALAKAKASLAEAQAGAQRRAAVNEASPGLLPAEQLETYQTRALTAEAEVASAKAMLDQAQLNQRDAYVRAPMDGVLQTRTVQTGQYVQPGLVMATLVRREPLLLRFNVPEADVGRIKPGMSARFTVRNGGGSFGARITHVAAAADDASRMVPVTAEVTGEDAKALRPGTFATVSVPVETRGGSPVVPQTAVRPSERGFLAFVVEGDKARERVLELGMRTANGLVEVLDGVKAGETLVVRGAEALRDGVTVRVAQGPKPALNGEPGAKPEGANGGGARR; from the coding sequence ATGCGACGTGCAGGAACGCTGACTCTCGCCCTGGCCGTGCTGGCCCTGGGCTCCGGGTGCAAGAAGGACGCAGAGGCGTCCAAGGGTGGTGGCCCGGGGGCGGGTTCGGCGGCGCCAGCCGGCGGCAAGGGCGGCCCCGGAGGCCGCGGGCCCATCCAGTTCCCCGTCGAGGTGGCGCCCGTCGAGGCCATGGACGTGGAGTACATGGTGAACGCGGTGGGCTCCGTGGAGGCCTTCGAGCGGGTGCAGATCACCGCGCGGGTGCCCGGCGCCGTGGAGCGGGTGCTCTTCACGGAAGGGCAGGAGGTGAAGAAGGGAGAGCCGCTCGCGGAGATAGAGCCCGCGCGCTACGCCATCGCCGTGCGCTCCGCGGAGGCCGCGCTGGCCAAGGCAAAGGCCTCGCTCGCTGAGGCGCAGGCGGGGGCCCAGCGCCGCGCCGCCGTCAACGAGGCCAGCCCGGGCCTGCTGCCCGCCGAGCAGTTGGAGACGTACCAGACGCGCGCGCTCACGGCGGAGGCCGAGGTGGCCTCGGCGAAGGCGATGCTGGACCAGGCGCAGCTCAACCAGCGTGACGCCTACGTGCGCGCCCCCATGGACGGAGTGCTGCAGACGCGCACGGTGCAGACGGGCCAGTACGTGCAGCCGGGCCTCGTCATGGCCACGCTGGTGCGCCGCGAGCCGCTGCTCCTGCGCTTCAACGTGCCGGAGGCGGACGTGGGGCGCATCAAGCCCGGCATGTCCGCGCGCTTCACCGTGCGCAACGGCGGCGGCTCTTTCGGCGCCCGCATCACCCACGTGGCGGCGGCCGCGGACGATGCCAGCCGCATGGTGCCGGTGACGGCCGAGGTGACGGGCGAGGACGCGAAGGCGCTGCGCCCGGGGACTTTCGCCACGGTGTCGGTGCCGGTGGAGACGCGGGGCGGCAGCCCGGTGGTGCCGCAGACGGCGGTGCGCCCCAGCGAGCGCGGCTTCCTCGCCTTCGTGGTGGAGGGCGACAAGGCCCGCGAGCGCGTGCTGGAGCTGGGCATGCGCACGGCCAACGGCCTGGTGGAGGTGCTCGACGGCGTGAAGGCCGGAGAGACGCTCGTCGTGCGCGGCGCCGAGGCGCTGCGTGACGGGGTGACGGTGCGCGTGGCGCAGGGGCCCAAGCCCGCGCTCAACGGTGAGCCGGGCGCGAAGCCCGAAGGGGCCAACGGCGGAGGTGCCCGCAGATGA